TTGAGATAGAATACTTGGGATTTTTTCCCCTAACTGGTTGtggtgattaattttatgtgtgaaATGGACTGTGCATGGGATGcctagatatttggtcaaacattattctaggtGTGTttgatgagattaacatttggaTCAATAGACTGAATAAAAGATTGCCCTCCCTAACATGGGTGGTCCTTATTCAATTAGTTGAAGGCCCAAATACAAAAGATTGACCTTCCTGCAAGTAAGAGAGAACTCCTCCTGCTGAGCTGAGACATGAGTCTTTTTCTGCCTCAGACTCAAACTACAACAATTAGCTCTTCTGGGGTTGGAGCCTGATGGCTTTTGGGTTGGAATGTGTATCAGTGGTTGTCCTATTCTCAAGCCCTCAGATTTGAACTGGAACTAtaccattggctctcctgggtctccattTTGCCaactgcagatcttgggacttctcaaCTTCCATAGCTGCATAAGCCAatcccttaaaataaatatctttctatatatttatacgtacttttggctttgtttccctagagaaccctgactaatgcaGTGGCTAAGTCTAAACTCCACCATGACTTTAGcataattatgtaatattttgattGACTGTTTCCTGGCAGAGAGCATTTTCTGACATGTTTATCTTTGCCTCTCTGAATacatgtatttgttgaataaatgaaaaaaaaatatgtgaagccCCAATAGTTGACTTACAAAAAGAGCAAGATAACTAGAATTGTGCCTATGAAGTTATCTATAATTTAAGGGTGAGTAGATGGGGAACTCATTAATTAGAAGACTAAAAGAAAACTTGGAGGTTAAGGCAGCAGACCTTACATATGCAATAAAGGACAACAGAGCCATCAACGTTCAAGTTAATTAGTATATGAAGATACGTCAGATAAATATGGAGCTGCTGGTAAGCCACTAAAAAGCTTTAAGTCTTCTTATCTTCAGATCTGGAAAGTAGTAattttcatatttccattttacaggatAATTACAACAACCCAAGATTAAGTAGGTGATTGATagtactctgaaaaatataaaatattatacagtTGTATATGGTATCATTATAATTATCATAGTGAGTATGAATAATAACACCAAGACTCACAATAGCAAAACTGCAGTAAAATGAAATCAGGGTTATTCTACATACTGATACTGAATTTCCATGCTCACCAAAGGACAGAAAACATCTGGAAGGCACGTAATCAGAATTCATAATGGAAACTCTCAGACTATTACAGCTGTGAATCAAGCCACCCAAAcacttagtggcttgaaacaataaTGCTTAAGCATTTCTCATAATTCTGTGGTTTGGATGGGTGCCTCTGTGTCATCGCTCAAGCTTCTGTTTATGTCATCCTTGTTAATGTTCAACTGACCGAGCATAGAAGGTCATGAAGGAGAGTTTAACAAAATGGACTACTTGTGTTAAAATCATGTGTACTTgtgggaaagattttttttttaccctttctaAGCCTATTTTGCCCTCTTTTAAGTGGGGAAACTTAAGGAGAAAATTAATGCAAACCAATGAAAGAGAATCTGGGACAGAATACTAAATATTCACGTTCAATATATGCTAGATACCATGGTCacttttattattaatagtaattattgttattaatattaacaatattaatggttactttaattattattaatataataataattattaataatattaaagatATTCATACTTTGAGTTGAAATTTATATCAGTTACCAGAAAATACCAATGAATGCCTCTCTGTTGCAAATCGTAACTTTCAAGGTTTTTGAGGGGAATGTGAGAGAATGAAATTTAATTCACAACTTGGTTAGAAGTTATAAGGCAGTGGTCCACTGATAGTTGCCTTTAATTGCAGGTCCCGGTGTGTTGTCTACCCTTTTAAGCCAAAGCTCACTATCAAGGCAGCATTTATCATTATTGTAATCATCTGGGTCCTGACCATTGTCATTATGTCCCCATCTGCAATAATGTTACATgtacaagaagaaaaatattaccaAGTGAGACTCAACTCTCAAAATAAAACCAGTCCAGTCTACTGGTGCCAGGAAGACTGGCCAAATcaagaaatgaggaaaatctaCACCATTGTGCTGTTTGCCAACATCTACCTAGCTCCCCTGTCCCTCATTGTCATCATGTATGGAAGGATTGGAATTTCACTCTTCAAAATAACGGTGCCCCACATAGGCAAACAGAACAAAGAGAAGTGGCACATGGTGTCCAAGAAGAAGCAGAAGGTCATTAAGATGCTCCTGATCATGGCCCTACTTTTTGTTCTCTCTTGGCTGCCTCTGTGGACACTGATGATGCTGTCAGACTATGCTGACTTATCTCTAAATGAACTGCGGGTCATCAACATCTACATCTACCCTTTTGCACACTGGCTGGCGTTTTGCAACAGTAGCATCAATCCCATCATTTATGGCTTCTTCAATGAGAATTTTCATCATGCTTTCCAAGATGCTTTTCATCTCCAGGTATGCCAAAAAAGAGCAAAGCCCCAGAAAACCTACACCCTAAGAACTAAAAACAATGCAATCCTAAGTGCATCTCATCAGTTAGCCCAGGGACCTGCAATTCAAAATTCACATGAGGAAAAACCCAAACAAGAATTGATGATGTTAGAATTAGGGGAAGTCACTCATAGCATTGAGGTTTTAAAAGAGCTGGTATGATGATTTTAACTATACTGTGAGTTATATATAGAAATACTCTTGCTTTCTATAGGTTTGTACTTCAGTTCTTTCTGAGAATGTTCTAAAGGAAACATACTGAAAGCCCTCTCTGAACAGAAGTGAAAAAACTGGTTTTATGTTCGTATTCAATCTTATATTCTATAAGAATATATTATTCTTAtagaataatatattatattattataattatataagtatattatattaattaattatattaatatataattattattatattattataattattattatattattatattaatatatattattctaatatatattataatcttatattcttatattcttctatatattttatctggtatataaaatatatagagactGACAAACAAATTTGCCTGGATAAATCCATTTTCTAAGAACAATTTTCAAAGCTTGACCttttccattttagccatttGTGTATTAGTCAAGTATGTGTATTATGGGTACACAaatatacacaacacacacatccATTTTCCCCAAGTGGGATAAATGGGCAATTCTTTGCATGAGAGTACATTTTATCaattccagctttgcttttggAGTTGAAATTTCAGGTTACAGAATTATTTGTGCTTTCAAAATATACTTAGTTTTCTCAGAAATAAGAACTGTAATAGCAAATAAAcactatttctttctgtttgaaggttaatttttttcttttaaagaatataattaagATTAATTAAATCATAACATTGttggctttttaatatttttatcattagggtgcctggctagctcagtcagttaagtgtccgactcttcatttcagctcaggtcatgaccttggatcctgggattgagcctgagttgggctccctgctcaacaggaagtctgcttctccctcttcttctgctcctccccttgcttatgccctcaatctctgtctcttaaatgaataaataaatgcttaaaaaatattttcaggggatccctgggtggcgcagcggtttggcgcctgcctttggcccagggcgcgatcctggagacccgggatcgaatcccatgtcgggctcccggtgcatggagcctgcttctccctctgcctgtgtctctgcctctctctctctctctctctgtgactatcataaataaataaaaaaaattaaaaaaaatattttcataaataaaattcatgCCTTTGCTGAACTCGTATTTCCCACAGAGGTAACTTGAGACCTCAATTTGCCCTCCTCTCTGATAGAATCTCTGACAGGGA
This portion of the Canis aureus isolate CA01 chromosome 14, VMU_Caureus_v.1.0, whole genome shotgun sequence genome encodes:
- the NPFFR2 gene encoding LOW QUALITY PROTEIN: neuropeptide FF receptor 2 (The sequence of the model RefSeq protein was modified relative to this genomic sequence to represent the inferred CDS: inserted 2 bases in 2 codons), which encodes MSEKWDLNSSENWHDIWSVNDTKYHLYSDTNITYVDYYLHQPQVAAIXIISYFLIFLCMVGNTVVCFTVMKNKHMHTVTNLLILNLAISDLLVGIFXMPITLLDNIIAGWPFGSTMCKISGFIQGISVAASVFTLVAIAVDRSRCVVYPFKPKLTIKAAFIIIVIIWVLTIVIMSPSAIMLHVQEEKYYQVRLNSQNKTSPVYWCQEDWPNQEMRKIYTIVLFANIYLAPLSLIVIMYGRIGISLFKITVPHIGKQNKEKWHMVSKKKQKVIKMLLIMALLFVLSWLPLWTLMMLSDYADLSLNELRVINIYIYPFAHWLAFCNSSINPIIYGFFNENFHHAFQDAFHLQIYSFNTNTPDNQIKELKEEHSYELACSMDLSRVSCQANHRFQLDSLVSYS